One genomic region from bacterium encodes:
- a CDS encoding PP2C family protein-serine/threonine phosphatase: MNSEAKPASPRENLLLLVLALAGAALFFALFQRVTPAAKLGLELNRSEAEATARDYLKALDHSAAGFDYNVTLIIDNKLESFLQAQNATVAQREIISRHHPVAAWEVIFRHPETSERFELRLSPQGQVFHCEHLLPSNVEGERIPLASARLLVRDFLAQHKGIDWQAYETVDAQMIKQEARTDHNFIWENRAPAAGGLRLRLKAIVLGDKVGGWMQQVQYPREFSEWYTRRLNTANWFKAAEQVLLILIFVISLVIFVLRFRAGEVGLRNALLLAGFVFICVLLLFINVLPAQAIIREGLLSDNRSFFVFATYLNLLLMTLAVTVGIFMVWMSGESLTREVWPEKLRAFDALFTGRLFFPELGQALLRGSGLAFIYLGAGYLLSHFLVKQPRLWLVAGPYDEEVFAAFVPFGLPLLLGVYNSILLTAYAPLFTLGFLRRRFRQTFTAVLLTLFFFGTVFDGIFTIHDRWLQAGLALVIGIAIYVFYLRYDLLTVTAGLGMATALPSAMSMAVQPDGVFRAAGVVSLGLLAGLLIYGYAAGRRGKPVSDRAITPRYVRYLTERERLKMELEIARKAQLRMLPQYIPQLAGLDIAACSEPAKEVGGDYYDFVTLDENRLGVVIGDVSGKGMPAALYMTLTKGFLQAHASPHASPKEILCRINRGFYATADRNMFVSLFYLVIDPVTRRLTCARAGHNPIIVHQCNGGGVRLLQPPGIALGLERGEIFERIIQQEQHTLAAGDTLVLYTDGLTEAMNHRREEFGERRLLELIARNHNGSASSLLEAIRNAHRQFIGREDQYDDLTCVVVKIS; encoded by the coding sequence ATGAATTCTGAAGCCAAGCCTGCCTCTCCCCGCGAAAATCTCCTGCTGCTCGTGCTGGCGCTCGCGGGCGCGGCGCTGTTTTTCGCGCTGTTTCAGCGCGTGACCCCGGCCGCGAAACTGGGCCTCGAACTCAACCGCAGTGAGGCCGAAGCCACGGCGCGTGATTATCTCAAAGCGCTCGACCACAGCGCCGCCGGTTTCGACTACAACGTCACGCTGATCATCGACAACAAGCTGGAAAGCTTTCTGCAGGCGCAGAACGCCACGGTGGCACAGCGTGAAATCATCAGCCGCCATCATCCGGTGGCGGCGTGGGAGGTGATTTTTCGCCATCCCGAAACCAGCGAACGCTTCGAGCTCCGGCTTTCCCCGCAGGGCCAGGTGTTTCACTGCGAGCATTTGCTGCCCTCCAACGTCGAGGGGGAGCGCATCCCGCTGGCCTCCGCGCGCCTGCTGGTCCGTGACTTCCTGGCGCAGCACAAGGGCATCGATTGGCAGGCCTACGAAACCGTGGACGCGCAGATGATCAAGCAGGAAGCGCGCACGGATCACAACTTTATTTGGGAAAATCGCGCGCCGGCCGCCGGCGGCTTGCGGCTGCGCTTGAAAGCAATCGTGTTGGGCGACAAGGTCGGCGGCTGGATGCAGCAGGTGCAGTACCCGCGCGAGTTTTCGGAGTGGTATACCCGCCGCCTCAACACCGCCAACTGGTTCAAAGCCGCCGAGCAGGTGTTGCTCATTCTCATCTTCGTCATCAGTTTGGTGATTTTCGTTCTGCGCTTCCGCGCCGGCGAGGTCGGTTTGCGCAACGCCCTGTTGCTCGCCGGTTTCGTTTTCATCTGCGTGCTGTTGTTGTTCATCAATGTGCTGCCGGCGCAGGCGATCATCCGCGAGGGCCTGCTCTCCGACAACCGCAGTTTCTTCGTTTTCGCCACCTACCTCAATCTGCTGCTGATGACCCTGGCGGTGACGGTCGGCATCTTCATGGTGTGGATGAGCGGTGAATCGCTCACCCGGGAAGTCTGGCCCGAGAAGCTGCGCGCCTTTGACGCCCTCTTCACCGGCCGCCTGTTCTTTCCCGAGCTGGGCCAGGCACTGCTGCGCGGCAGCGGGTTGGCGTTCATCTATTTGGGCGCGGGCTATCTGCTATCCCACTTCTTGGTGAAGCAGCCCCGGCTGTGGCTGGTGGCCGGGCCTTACGACGAGGAAGTCTTTGCCGCGTTTGTGCCGTTTGGCCTGCCGCTACTGCTCGGCGTTTACAACAGCATTCTGCTCACCGCCTACGCGCCGCTGTTCACGCTGGGTTTCTTGCGGCGCCGTTTTCGCCAAACTTTCACGGCCGTTCTGCTCACACTGTTCTTTTTCGGCACCGTGTTCGACGGCATTTTCACCATTCACGATCGCTGGCTGCAAGCAGGGCTGGCGTTGGTGATCGGCATTGCCATCTACGTTTTCTATCTGCGTTATGACTTGCTCACGGTGACGGCGGGCTTGGGCATGGCAACGGCGTTGCCCAGCGCAATGAGCATGGCGGTGCAGCCGGACGGCGTTTTTCGCGCCGCCGGCGTGGTGTCGCTCGGCCTGCTCGCCGGTTTGTTGATCTACGGGTATGCCGCCGGCCGCCGCGGCAAGCCGGTCAGCGACCGCGCCATCACGCCGCGCTATGTGCGCTATCTCACCGAACGCGAGCGCCTGAAGATGGAGCTCGAAATCGCGCGCAAGGCGCAACTGCGCATGCTGCCGCAGTACATTCCTCAACTCGCCGGCCTCGACATTGCCGCGTGCTCCGAGCCGGCCAAGGAGGTCGGCGGCGATTACTATGACTTCGTGACGCTCGACGAAAACCGCCTGGGCGTGGTGATCGGCGACGTCTCCGGCAAGGGCATGCCGGCTGCGCTCTACATGACCCTCACCAAGGGTTTCCTGCAGGCGCATGCCTCACCGCACGCCTCGCCCAAGGAGATTCTCTGCCGCATCAATCGCGGTTTCTATGCCACTGCCGATCGCAACATGTTCGTGAGCCTGTTCTATCTCGTGATCGATCCCGTCACCCGCCGCCTGACCTGCGCGCGCGCCGGCCACAATCCCATCATCGTACACCAGTGCAACGGCGGCGGCGTGCGGCTGCTGCAGCCGCCGGGCATTGCGCTCGGCCTGGAGCGTGGGGAAATCTTCGAGCGCATCATTCAACAAGAACAGCACACGCTGGCGGCGGGCGACACCCTGGTGTTGTATACCGACGGCCTCACCGAAGCCATGAACCACCGCCGGGAGGAATTCGGTGAGCGCCGCCTGCTGGAGTTGATTGCCCGCAACCACAACGGCAGCGCCAGCAGCCTGCTCGAGGCCATTCGCAATGCGCACCGCCAATTCATCGGCCGCGAGGATCAGTACGATGATTTGACCTGCGTGGTGGTGAAGATCAGCTAG
- a CDS encoding nucleoside 2-deoxyribosyltransferase produces MPFHEGLRPVYEQAIKPACQQTGFTAVRVDEVEGVYDINRQIIEHLFKSDVIIADLTDWRPNVFYELGVAHAIANKTIMIINQKDQVPFDVKIYRCLLYESSPDGLAKLTAELVSALASLEDWQQQPANPVQDHHPTICLPQKELQEIRAALRKREVSLRRQDAAMAKLQAKLAEKDRLLRSTNDSLRRMRKQRQRQDRLLQAAPTADEIEKLKAELAQRRAEITAPQKEIKKLRARAAGAWNPPAA; encoded by the coding sequence ATGCCTTTCCACGAAGGCTTGCGACCGGTTTACGAGCAAGCGATCAAACCCGCCTGCCAGCAAACCGGTTTTACCGCGGTGCGCGTCGATGAGGTGGAGGGCGTGTACGACATCAATCGCCAGATCATCGAACACCTTTTCAAGAGTGACGTGATCATCGCCGATCTCACCGATTGGCGGCCGAATGTGTTCTACGAGCTGGGCGTGGCGCATGCCATTGCCAACAAGACGATTATGATCATCAACCAGAAGGATCAGGTTCCCTTCGATGTGAAGATATACCGCTGTTTGTTGTACGAATCCAGCCCGGACGGACTGGCGAAGCTGACGGCCGAACTGGTCAGCGCGCTTGCCAGTCTGGAGGACTGGCAACAACAGCCCGCCAATCCAGTACAGGATCACCATCCCACCATTTGCCTGCCGCAAAAAGAATTGCAGGAAATCCGGGCGGCGCTGCGCAAACGCGAAGTGTCATTGCGCCGGCAGGACGCGGCGATGGCGAAGCTGCAAGCCAAGCTGGCGGAGAAAGACCGACTGCTGCGCAGCACCAATGACAGCTTGCGCCGGATGCGCAAGCAGAGGCAGCGCCAAGACCGGCTGCTGCAAGCGGCGCCCACTGCTGATGAAATTGAAAAGCTGAAGGCGGAGTTGGCACAACGCCGCGCGGAAATCACCGCGCCGCAGAAAGAAATCAAGAAACTGCGCGCGCGGGCTGCCGGCGCATGGAATCCGCCCGCGGCATAA
- a CDS encoding carboxypeptidase regulatory-like domain-containing protein, with protein sequence MIRHLRPALALLVCMSFSLLFAQNTPNLRLLCVIDPTPAPGNPVRYSEVTGCGDLAFLAGWSFNGVARNVYVYEVSDPAAPRQLAVVPSSGSVYDVQMHGRYLFVAAQNQNYIDVFDLIVPAAPILVNHFEPRTPSISPHTFWVAGNALYIADNFAPGISVFDIADRRNFIAKGVINQGFGTSHDNTVIRGKLYAAFIFPPAGLWLADVREPFSPRNLATARYPGAGTHNAWPTEDERYVLTTDEIGATAHNLKIWDAQAPGSLNLVAEYEARPGAIVHNVYVRGRYAYMSYYCDGIRIVDILDPLRPVEVAAYDLNGNAPCSGYSSTWGIYPFARNIYVSDMNLGLHVFEFDQHPAANLKGRVQEAATGAAIAGAYVYLPEEFPTTRSDADGNYELPWFKEGEVRVAAEARGYRGDTLLVEVTSSGITQVDFFLQKTATPLAGRPQPSAPRDFALLPGFPNPFSASVLAAKGGATRLAYRLPELAPVRLEIRNMLGQRVRTLVDRVQNAGEYQVSWDGRDETGRPCSAGVYFVKLQAGAQVQQQRLTVVK encoded by the coding sequence ATGATCCGGCACTTGCGGCCCGCCCTTGCCCTGCTGGTGTGCATGAGCTTCTCTCTGCTGTTCGCGCAAAACACCCCCAATCTGCGGCTGTTGTGCGTGATCGATCCCACGCCGGCACCCGGCAATCCCGTGCGCTACAGCGAGGTCACGGGCTGCGGCGATCTCGCCTTTCTCGCCGGCTGGAGTTTCAACGGCGTCGCGCGCAACGTGTATGTCTATGAGGTCAGCGACCCGGCCGCGCCCCGCCAGCTCGCGGTGGTGCCGAGCAGCGGCTCGGTGTATGACGTGCAGATGCATGGCCGTTATCTCTTTGTGGCGGCGCAGAATCAAAACTACATTGACGTGTTTGATCTCATCGTTCCCGCCGCGCCGATACTGGTGAATCACTTCGAACCGCGCACGCCCAGCATCAGCCCGCATACGTTTTGGGTCGCGGGCAACGCGCTCTACATTGCCGACAACTTCGCGCCCGGCATCAGTGTTTTTGACATCGCCGACCGGCGGAACTTCATCGCCAAAGGGGTGATCAATCAGGGCTTTGGCACTTCGCATGACAACACCGTCATACGCGGCAAGCTCTACGCTGCCTTCATTTTCCCGCCCGCCGGGCTGTGGCTGGCGGATGTGCGTGAACCGTTCTCGCCAAGAAATCTTGCCACTGCGCGTTATCCCGGCGCGGGCACGCACAACGCCTGGCCGACCGAAGACGAGCGCTACGTGCTCACCACCGACGAAATCGGCGCCACGGCGCACAATCTCAAAATTTGGGACGCGCAGGCGCCCGGCAGTCTCAATCTCGTGGCGGAATATGAAGCCCGGCCCGGTGCGATCGTGCACAACGTCTACGTGCGCGGCCGCTACGCCTACATGAGTTACTACTGCGACGGCATCCGCATCGTCGATATTCTTGATCCGCTGCGGCCGGTGGAAGTCGCAGCGTATGATTTGAACGGCAATGCGCCGTGCAGCGGTTACAGCTCGACCTGGGGCATCTATCCCTTTGCGCGGAATATTTATGTGAGTGACATGAATCTCGGCTTGCACGTTTTCGAGTTCGATCAACATCCTGCGGCCAATCTCAAGGGCCGCGTGCAGGAGGCGGCCACCGGCGCTGCGATTGCCGGTGCCTATGTCTATTTGCCGGAGGAATTCCCCACCACTCGCAGCGATGCTGACGGCAACTATGAACTGCCGTGGTTCAAGGAAGGTGAAGTGCGGGTGGCGGCGGAGGCGCGCGGTTATCGCGGCGACACTTTGTTGGTCGAGGTGACGAGCAGCGGCATCACGCAGGTGGATTTCTTCTTGCAGAAGACAGCAACGCCGCTGGCCGGCCGGCCGCAGCCTTCTGCGCCGCGCGATTTCGCGCTGCTGCCAGGCTTTCCCAACCCGTTTTCAGCGAGCGTGCTGGCGGCGAAGGGAGGCGCCACGCGGCTCGCCTACCGGTTGCCGGAGCTGGCGCCGGTGCGGCTGGAGATTCGGAACATGCTGGGCCAGCGCGTGAGGACGTTGGTTGATCGGGTTCAGAATGCCGGCGAGTACCAGGTGAGTTGGGACGGCAGGGACGAGACCGGCCGGCCTTGCAGTGCGGGCGTTTACTTCGTGAAGCTGCAAGCAGGTGCGCAGGTGCAGCAGCAGAGGTTGACGGTGGTGAAGTGA
- a CDS encoding M4 family metallopeptidase has product MPQHTPASRMQCIVPPHMLKRIAEHGTPAQQQWARRTLEVSEQFRGQRQTLTEHAALAKFARSEQLERVIYDARNGKTLPGQKVRSEGQAASGDPAVDEAYEGAGATYQLFKEIYGRNSIDGNGLRLDSTVHYDRGYDNAFWNGEQMVYGDGDEDLPVAERLFNRFTISVDIIAHELTHGVTQHEARLVYWEQAGALNESFSDVFGALVKQRQRSQTAAEADWLIGQGLLTANVNGTALRSMKAPGTAYNDPVLGEDPQPAHMNAYKSVDYDNGGVHINSGIPNHAFFVVARELGGHAWEKAGHIWYVTLRDKLSTRSNFQEAANLTYQAAGEIFGKGSVEQKAVRTGWSEVGITIAEEGGGTGGNKGCLLMPVGVLAAVLRR; this is encoded by the coding sequence ATGCCTCAGCACACACCCGCCAGCCGGATGCAATGCATCGTTCCGCCGCACATGCTCAAGCGCATCGCGGAGCACGGCACACCGGCCCAGCAGCAATGGGCCAGGCGCACGCTGGAGGTTTCCGAACAGTTTCGCGGCCAGCGCCAAACGCTGACCGAGCATGCCGCGCTTGCCAAATTCGCACGCTCGGAACAACTGGAGCGCGTCATCTACGATGCACGCAACGGCAAGACACTGCCCGGCCAGAAAGTGCGCAGTGAAGGCCAGGCGGCCAGCGGCGATCCCGCAGTGGATGAAGCGTATGAAGGCGCGGGCGCGACCTACCAACTGTTCAAGGAAATCTACGGCCGCAATTCCATCGACGGCAACGGCCTGCGGCTGGATTCCACCGTGCATTATGACCGGGGCTATGACAACGCCTTCTGGAACGGCGAGCAAATGGTCTACGGCGACGGCGATGAAGACCTGCCGGTGGCCGAGCGCCTGTTCAACCGCTTCACCATTTCGGTTGACATCATCGCTCATGAGCTGACGCACGGCGTCACGCAACATGAAGCGCGACTGGTGTATTGGGAACAGGCCGGCGCGCTCAATGAATCGTTCTCGGACGTGTTCGGCGCGCTGGTGAAGCAGCGCCAGCGCAGTCAAACCGCGGCCGAGGCTGACTGGCTCATCGGCCAGGGGCTGCTCACCGCCAATGTCAACGGCACGGCGCTGCGCTCGATGAAAGCGCCGGGCACCGCCTACAACGATCCGGTGCTGGGCGAAGATCCGCAGCCGGCGCACATGAACGCCTACAAAAGTGTCGACTACGACAACGGCGGGGTGCACATCAACTCCGGCATCCCGAATCACGCGTTTTTTGTCGTCGCGCGCGAGCTGGGCGGCCATGCCTGGGAAAAAGCCGGGCACATTTGGTATGTCACGCTGCGCGACAAGCTCTCGACGCGCTCCAACTTTCAGGAGGCGGCCAATCTCACTTATCAGGCGGCAGGCGAGATTTTCGGCAAGGGCAGTGTGGAGCAGAAAGCGGTGCGCACCGGCTGGTCGGAGGTGGGCATTACCATTGCCGAAGAGGGCGGCGGCACCGGCGGCAACAAGGGCTGCCTGCTGATGCCGGTGGGCGTGCTCGCCGCAGTGCTCCGGCGCTGA
- a CDS encoding oligopeptide transporter, OPT family encodes MPEKPGEQPYVPAETSMPEMTAKALILGLVMAAVLGAANAYLGLKAGQTVSATFPAAVIAIAAFRLPFFRGSILEQNTMRIAAAVGEALVAGAIFTVPAFVIVEMNGERLWTSFRYWETSMMLLIGGVLGVLFIILLRRTLTVDSDLPFPESRACFEIVKAGQHGESGAKYIFGAMGLGMLIQIFKDSKGLAIFRESLETVVRLPQSLIHHFSSNRTPMGDVAHTGALRLSTPAISPALMGVGYIIGYEVAAINFTGGVLAWLVFIPLAVFLNPELPGRLMLSGASPEMSEVIFSIWYNQVRPIAVGAMIVGAMKTMWGLRGALGEAFQRALRKGSRVVSPSRLEQDLDPKIILIATAVLVVPMSLLYYYFSQSVTGAIVSAVVMLVMGFLLSAVGGWLVGLVGGSNQPVSGLTLSTLVIAALLMVAFGVTGLRGVGAVLGVAAVVACATSMAGDMIQDLKVGHLLGGTPRKMEITCLLSTIVVAFVLVAPIIILHEGNLKSGGIGIGDRLLPAPQAGLMAQLAKGIVGGEMPWGLIIFGMCFSGALILIKAPSPMLIAVGMYLPFETTFAIFTGGLIRLFVDRWVAGRKLAAGAKENVENTGTLIASGLIAGEALTGVLLAGLVLAFENFESITRLLFGVAEFDFVAGNGGAWMSLLMFGVIVFALVVIPLRRARAA; translated from the coding sequence ATGCCGGAAAAACCTGGCGAGCAGCCTTATGTTCCTGCAGAAACCTCGATGCCGGAAATGACGGCCAAGGCGCTCATCCTCGGCCTGGTGATGGCCGCGGTGTTGGGCGCCGCCAATGCCTATCTCGGACTGAAAGCCGGCCAGACCGTATCCGCGACGTTCCCGGCGGCGGTGATTGCCATTGCCGCGTTTCGGCTGCCGTTCTTTCGCGGCAGCATTCTCGAGCAGAATACCATGCGTATCGCCGCGGCGGTGGGCGAGGCCCTGGTGGCGGGCGCCATCTTTACCGTGCCGGCGTTCGTCATCGTGGAAATGAACGGCGAGCGCTTGTGGACGAGTTTCCGCTATTGGGAAACCTCGATGATGCTGCTTATCGGCGGTGTGCTGGGCGTGCTCTTCATCATCTTGCTGCGCCGCACGTTGACCGTCGATTCCGATCTGCCTTTTCCCGAGAGCCGCGCCTGCTTTGAAATCGTCAAGGCCGGCCAGCATGGCGAAAGCGGCGCCAAGTACATCTTCGGCGCCATGGGTTTGGGCATGCTGATCCAAATCTTCAAGGACAGCAAGGGCCTCGCCATCTTTCGCGAAAGCCTGGAAACGGTGGTTCGCCTGCCGCAATCGCTTATTCACCACTTCAGCAGCAATCGCACCCCCATGGGCGACGTGGCGCACACCGGCGCACTGCGCTTGTCGACGCCGGCAATTTCGCCGGCGCTCATGGGCGTGGGTTACATCATCGGTTATGAAGTCGCTGCCATCAATTTTACCGGCGGCGTGCTTGCCTGGCTGGTTTTCATTCCGCTGGCCGTGTTTCTCAATCCGGAACTGCCCGGCCGCCTCATGCTGTCCGGCGCCTCGCCGGAGATGAGTGAAGTCATCTTTTCGATTTGGTACAACCAGGTGCGGCCGATTGCCGTGGGCGCGATGATCGTGGGCGCGATGAAGACCATGTGGGGCCTGCGCGGCGCGCTGGGTGAAGCGTTTCAGCGCGCGTTGCGCAAGGGCAGCCGCGTGGTTTCGCCGTCGCGACTGGAGCAGGATCTCGATCCCAAGATCATTCTCATCGCCACCGCGGTGTTGGTGGTGCCCATGAGCCTGCTATATTACTATTTCAGCCAAAGCGTCACCGGCGCGATCGTCTCGGCGGTGGTGATGCTGGTGATGGGCTTCCTGCTGTCGGCGGTGGGCGGCTGGCTGGTGGGATTGGTGGGCGGCTCGAATCAACCGGTGTCGGGCTTGACGCTTTCCACGCTGGTGATCGCCGCGTTGCTGATGGTGGCTTTCGGCGTGACCGGGCTGCGCGGCGTGGGCGCGGTGCTCGGCGTGGCGGCGGTGGTGGCCTGCGCCACTTCGATGGCCGGCGACATGATTCAAGACCTCAAGGTCGGCCATTTGCTCGGCGGCACCCCGCGCAAAATGGAAATCACCTGTTTATTGAGCACCATCGTGGTCGCTTTTGTGCTGGTGGCGCCCATCATCATTTTGCACGAAGGCAATCTCAAAAGCGGCGGCATCGGCATTGGCGACCGCCTGCTGCCGGCGCCGCAAGCCGGATTGATGGCGCAGCTCGCCAAAGGCATTGTCGGCGGCGAGATGCCGTGGGGCTTGATCATCTTCGGCATGTGCTTCTCCGGCGCGCTGATTTTGATCAAAGCGCCCTCGCCGATGCTGATCGCGGTGGGCATGTATTTGCCCTTCGAAACCACGTTCGCGATTTTCACCGGCGGCTTGATCCGGCTATTTGTCGATCGCTGGGTGGCCGGCAGGAAGTTGGCGGCGGGGGCAAAAGAAAACGTCGAAAATACCGGCACGCTTATCGCCTCGGGCTTGATTGCCGGGGAGGCGCTCACCGGTGTGCTGTTGGCGGGGTTGGTGTTGGCGTTCGAGAATTTCGAGTCGATCACCAGGCTGCTGTTCGGCGTGGCGGAATTTGACTTTGTCGCCGGCAACGGCGGGGCGTGGATGTCGCTGCTGATGTTCGGCGTGATCGTGTTTGCCCTGGTGGTCATTCCGCTGCGCCGGGCGCGGGCGGCCTGA
- a CDS encoding carbohydrate binding family 9 domain-containing protein has protein sequence MRKTALLPIAVTLLTCAALFAGDNERLAIATPTATPPQIDGHLDEAVWQTATPVTGFLQHEPFEGQPETETTEIRILHDQHALYFGCMMYDAEPDKIVARLTRRDNEIESDLISIRLDSFHDQKTAYEFTVLASGVKVDILQYNDGEEEDDSWDAVWEVKTQILHAEAPFADGTRPASGWSAEVKIPFNMLRYTPAANGVNEWGFNLIRRISRKQEMSFWALVRKSQNGFVSHFGHLRLQGRLPNPRHVELLPYSVAKGQFTNRDLRPPGSEATDFRSEAGFDLKYGLTSNLTIDLTVNPDFGQVEADPAVLNLSTFETFYPEKRPFFIEGTQILRFTTFGGEFGPGLFYSRRIGRPLRGRNEAATILGAAKITGKNNRGLSFGLLQAVTDEERALITEPAASYSLIRLKQDLLDHSTVGVMATAVARAQRYPAFTGGADWNLRFQESRYVINGFWAGSHTTQGDTRRITGSAGKLRFGKDGGTHWLYSASYDFTSRHYNINDIGFFFRPNDHGTVVNLTYKEDLPGRLLRQWNITGTSHLRWNFDGARLISEAGATANGQWWNYWNAYLGVSYAYNNADDRESRGRGLYRQPDYLQVRAGVETDSRRAVIAELNQDYQYDAGGQRQWRTELEIEVRPTTWAQISSELGYGHTRNRTAWVPEVPDSLFARNPYAIFGQRDTDEYDLTLRSNLTFTRDLTLQLYAQAFVAKGHFDNFARLVSPATLVPEDYRGNHDFNDRSFHLNLVWRWEYRPGSTLYLVWTQSRRGAFDDFYTPVGRDLRATFSLPAENVLMLKVSYWLQP, from the coding sequence ATGCGAAAAACTGCTCTACTGCCGATTGCCGTAACATTGTTGACCTGCGCCGCGCTCTTTGCCGGAGACAACGAGCGCCTCGCCATTGCCACGCCCACCGCCACGCCGCCGCAGATCGACGGCCACCTCGATGAAGCAGTCTGGCAAACGGCAACCCCCGTCACCGGCTTTCTGCAACACGAGCCTTTCGAAGGCCAGCCCGAAACCGAAACCACCGAGATTCGCATTCTCCACGACCAACACGCCCTCTATTTCGGCTGCATGATGTATGATGCCGAACCGGACAAGATCGTCGCGCGCCTGACGCGGCGGGACAATGAAATCGAATCCGATCTTATCTCCATCCGCCTCGACAGCTTTCACGATCAAAAAACCGCTTACGAGTTCACCGTGCTGGCCTCCGGCGTGAAAGTCGACATCCTGCAATACAACGACGGCGAAGAGGAAGACGACTCCTGGGACGCGGTGTGGGAAGTGAAGACGCAAATTCTGCACGCCGAGGCGCCCTTTGCGGACGGCACCCGGCCTGCGAGCGGTTGGTCGGCGGAGGTGAAGATTCCGTTCAACATGCTGCGCTACACGCCCGCGGCCAACGGCGTCAACGAATGGGGCTTCAATCTCATTCGCCGCATCAGCCGCAAGCAGGAAATGTCCTTCTGGGCGCTGGTGCGCAAAAGCCAGAACGGTTTCGTCTCGCATTTCGGGCATCTGCGCCTGCAGGGCCGCTTGCCGAATCCCCGGCATGTGGAGTTGTTGCCCTATTCGGTGGCCAAGGGCCAATTCACTAATCGCGATTTGCGGCCGCCGGGGTCGGAAGCGACTGATTTCCGCAGCGAGGCCGGCTTCGATCTCAAATACGGCCTCACCAGCAATCTCACCATCGATCTCACCGTCAATCCGGATTTCGGCCAGGTGGAGGCGGATCCGGCGGTGCTGAATCTGAGCACGTTCGAAACCTTCTATCCGGAAAAACGGCCCTTCTTCATCGAAGGCACGCAGATTCTGCGCTTCACCACTTTTGGCGGTGAATTCGGGCCGGGCCTGTTCTATTCACGCCGCATCGGCCGGCCCTTGCGCGGCCGCAACGAGGCGGCCACCATTCTGGGCGCCGCCAAGATCACCGGCAAGAACAACCGCGGCTTGTCCTTCGGTTTGTTGCAAGCCGTGACCGACGAAGAACGGGCGCTGATCACCGAGCCGGCCGCCAGCTACAGCCTCATTCGCCTCAAGCAGGATCTGCTCGACCATTCCACCGTGGGCGTGATGGCCACCGCGGTGGCGCGCGCGCAACGCTATCCCGCTTTCACCGGCGGCGCGGATTGGAATCTGCGCTTTCAGGAAAGCCGGTATGTGATCAACGGTTTCTGGGCCGGCTCACACACGACGCAAGGTGACACCCGCCGCATCACCGGCTCGGCCGGCAAATTGCGCTTCGGCAAGGATGGCGGCACGCACTGGCTCTACTCCGCCAGCTACGATTTCACCAGCCGGCACTATAACATCAACGACATTGGTTTTTTCTTTCGCCCCAATGATCACGGCACCGTGGTGAATCTCACTTACAAAGAAGACCTGCCCGGCCGGCTGCTGCGGCAGTGGAACATCACGGGCACCAGCCATTTACGCTGGAATTTCGACGGCGCCCGTCTCATCAGTGAAGCCGGCGCCACGGCCAACGGCCAATGGTGGAATTATTGGAACGCCTACCTGGGCGTCAGTTATGCTTATAACAACGCCGACGATCGCGAGTCGCGCGGCCGCGGGTTGTATCGCCAGCCTGATTACCTGCAAGTGCGAGCCGGAGTGGAAACCGACTCCCGCCGGGCCGTCATCGCCGAGCTCAATCAGGACTATCAGTATGATGCCGGCGGTCAGCGCCAGTGGCGAACCGAATTGGAAATCGAAGTACGGCCCACCACCTGGGCGCAAATCAGCAGTGAGCTGGGCTATGGCCACACGCGCAATCGCACTGCCTGGGTGCCCGAGGTGCCCGATTCCCTGTTCGCGCGGAATCCCTACGCCATTTTCGGCCAGCGCGACACGGACGAATACGATCTCACCCTGCGCAGCAATTTGACGTTCACGCGCGATCTCACGCTGCAACTCTACGCGCAAGCCTTCGTGGCCAAGGGCCATTTCGACAACTTTGCGCGGCTGGTTTCACCCGCCACGCTTGTGCCCGAAGACTATCGCGGCAATCACGATTTCAACGACCGCTCGTTTCATCTCAACCTGGTGTGGCGCTGGGAATACCGGCCGGGCAGCACGCTCTACCTGGTGTGGACCCAGTCGCGCCGCGGCGCCTTCGATGATTTCTACACCCCGGTCGGCCGGGATCTGCGCGCTACCTTTTCCCTGCCCGCCGAAAATGTGCTGATGTTGAAGGTGAGCTACTGGCTGCAGCCCTAG